One Thermorudis peleae genomic window, TGCGTGATTATGACATCGCGGATCCCAGCTGCGCGGGCAGCGGCTACCACCACCATAATTTCATCACGGCTCAGGTGCCCGGTTGCCAGAACGAGCTGGTGCTTGGCAACAACTTGGAGCACCTGGTGAAGCGCTGGCAGAGGCTGGCCCTGCTCGTCAACAACAGCAACTGGTGCTGCTTCGAACCCTGCTGCGCGAAGACTTTCCTGCAACTGTGCCCACTGGGGTAACGGTCCCTGGTGGTGTGCCAGGTGCTGCCGTTCGTTCACCGCATCAACAGTCGGCAGCCAGACGATCCGCGCCCCCTCGCGTGCGGCGATCTCGACGGCGAGTGGGTTCAACCCTCCAACCGCGGCGTTCAGCGTGAGCGAGCCAAGCGCGTGAACCTCTGGCACAGCCTTACGCAACACTGCTGCTCGCTCCGCAGTTGGCACGTAGTGTGACTTCAGTACGAAGCCAGCAAGGCCGAGGTCGCGAAAGCGGTGGGCAAGAGTAAGATCATCAATGCGCCGTGGCATAACGTCAGGAGAAATATGAATGTGAAGGTCTACTGCACCCTCGACCAACTTCCGCGCCCGTGCCGATGGCCTCGGGTATACTGCTGCGTCGCTCACGTTCGCTCCTCGTACGACCAGGCTTGCGTCGCTTAATGCCGAACAACCTTTCCCCGGTATTCTCGAGCAGCCGCTGAGTATGGCACCGGGCCGACCGTTGCCCGCAGCTCGACCTGAACATGCTGCTCAACCGACGGCTTGCGCGAACCGCCGTTTGGCTCACCCCACACGAGGATGACTTCGGTTCCTGGCTCAGCGTATGCTGGATCAAGCATCGCTAGCGAGAGCATCTTCCCTTCGTTTGAGCTGTAGCCACAGAACGTCGAGATTCCAATGACCTCGCCATGCTGACTCCGTACCTGGTCATACATCCAAGTCGCATACTGCGAGAGCGGTAGATCGATGTACTTGGCACGCTCTCCCTTCGGCTTGGTGAAGAGGGTAGCAAACGCCCGTGCCACGTCCTCGCCATTCCAGGCCAAGGTCACCTTCTTGCGGTGTGGTTCAGTGGCCTTGGCTTGCAGGGCCTCGCGTCCAATAAAGTCGTGGTCAAACTTTAGCAACCGTCCGTAGCCCAACTCCCAGGGATCGAGATAGTAATCCTCAATGTGTGGAGCAACAAAGCTCCCGCCGAGCGAGCCAGTGGCTTCATAGCTCGTCGCTGGCAACCACTCGCGATACCCCCGCAAATCCTCACCGGTGTAGACCGCGGGCAATGGCGAAGGAATCCAACCCGATTCAAGCGTATTGGTCG contains:
- a CDS encoding DUF6282 family protein; this encodes MSDAAVYPRPSARARKLVEGAVDLHIHISPDVMPRRIDDLTLAHRFRDLGLAGFVLKSHYVPTAERAAVLRKAVPEVHALGSLTLNAAVGGLNPLAVEIAAREGARIVWLPTVDAVNERQHLAHHQGPLPQWAQLQESLRAAGFEAAPVAVVDEQGQPLPALHQVLQVVAKHQLVLATGHLSRDEIMVVVAAARAAGIRDVIITHPDYPTQALSSADQVALAEAGAWIEHCLAPILSGKVAWETSIAHIQAVGPEHVVLSTDLGQPANPPVEDGLALFVDRLLAEGFSEDAVWTMAVRNTRRLAFGEEQ